Within the Thermosynechococcus sichuanensis E542 genome, the region TATTGGCTGCCTGATTTACATGGGTTGGTTGTCGCCGCCTCTCTTTTTTGCCCTTGTGGCCTTGATTGTCATTGGTACTGGCAGCTATTTGTTTCTAGCGGGCAGAGCACGAAAATTCCTAGAGCAGGCACGCCAGCAACAGGATCACCTCTTTCAACACTTTCGGACACTCATTGAGGGGAACAAAGAACTCAAGCTCAATCGGCAACGGCGGTTGGCCTTCTTTTATCGGGAATTGGAACCCACGGCTCAGAAAACACGGCAGCAAAACGAGCTAGGGTACATGGTTTTTGCCATTGCTGCCAGTTGGGGACAGTTGCTGCTGTTTGTTACCATTGGCTTTTTTCTGTTTACGTTGCCCCATTTACTGGGAGCGACACCAACGGTTCTCTCAGGATATGTCCTGACGATCATTTACCTCATGCTGCCGATGCAACAGGTGATTGACGCCATTCCCGTGTTGAGTCGTGCCAGCGTTGCCCTCAAGAAGGTGGAATCTCTACAACTGAGCCTTGGAGATCCGCGCCAAGACCTCAACAATACAGGTGAACTCCCTCCCCTTGGCTGGAAAACTCTCTCATTGCGACAGATTCGCCATCAGTACCACGGTACCCACGAAGATGAACCGGCAACCTTTACTCTAGGGCCTTTGAGTTTGACCGTGCAGGCTGGGGAACTCCTATTTATCGTCGGTGGCAATGGCAGTGGCAAATCCACACTGGCCAAAATTATTACTGGGCTGTACATGCCCGATCAGGGGGAAATTTGGGTAGATGATCACTGTTTGCAGCCTGAGGACTACGAATGGTATCGCCAACACTTTGCCACGGTGTTTAGTGACTTTTATCTTTTTGAGTCACTGTTGGGTATAGAGTCTCCCGAACGCCTCGCAGAAGTGCCAAGCTACCTTGAAAAATTGCGCTTGAGCCACAAAGTCCGCCTAGAAGGCAACCGCTTTTCCACAACATCTCTTTCCCAAGGGGAGCGCAAGCGTTTGGGGTTGTTGATGGCCTATCTCGACGATCGCCCCGCCTACCTCTTTGATGAATGGGCAGCGGATCAAGATCCCCTCTTTCGGGATATTTTCTACCGCCAACTCCTACCCGAGCTAAGGGCGCAGGGCAAAACGGTGTTTGTCATTAGTCATGACGATCGCTACTTTGACGTGGCTGATCGCCTGATTAAACTGGACTATGGCCAACTGGTGGAATCCTTTAGTCCTAGGTAAACTGCTGGCTGAGCATCAGGGGATTATGCACCGTGATTTTCTTTTTGTGGATTGAAATCATTTTTTGATCGCGGAGTTCCCCCAATAGGCGAGTCACAGTGACCCGTGTTGAACCAATGGCCTCGGCGATCGCCTGATGGGAAAGTTTCAAATCCACCATTATCCCCGCACTGGTGGGAATACCAAAGTCACGGCAGAGAATCAGCAAAAAGCTGACCAAGCGGGAGCCCATATCGCGGTGGGCAAGGGTCTCAATCATCATCTCCGTTTGCAGGATCCGCGATGACAGCCCCTGAATCATAAACATAGGCAAATCGGGATCCTCGTGCATCGCCTTTTCCACCTGTTCGATGGGAACCGCCAATAGCTCCACATTCGTAAATGCCACCGCATGGTAAAAGCGATCGGAGCGGGTGCCCGTAATCAGGGACAACACCCCAAATACGGTATTTTCCCGCAGCAGTGCCACCGTAATTTCTTCGCCCGCTTCATAGACCCGCGAGAGCTTTACTGCGCCCTTGAGAAGAAAATAGACCTTTTCCGCTGGGTCGCCTGGAAAGAAAATGGTTTTCCCCCGTTCATAGGTTTCAGTTGTGGATGGAAACAGCCCACTGGCCATGTGGCGAAAGATGGGTGCTAAGGGTTGATCTGTGTTCATGAGTCGTGTGTCAATCCAAGGTGGTTGAACTGGTGGTGTAGCGATCGCATAGGGGGCTGTCGGCATTGATATCCCCCCAACAACGCAACTCTCTCAACGCCAGCGAATCTTGCTCTGGGTGAAGAGTTCAGCATTGACAGATTAGTAAAACCAATTCAGGGGTATTTTTTTGTATCATGCCACACTTTTTTTCGAGAGAATTAAGGGCGGACGCAAAAGCAAGTATCCCAAGGCCCCTAAGAGGGGAAAAAGGCTCCACCATCGCCACAGTGACTTCTCTATACCCCGCCGTTGCCAATCGTCAATTAGCAGGAATGGAAACAACAGCGAGAGCAGACCAAAATCAAGGGTCATCACATGAATAAAGCGGCTCGTTTGCCACTGCTGCCAAAAGTCTTGCCAATCGCCGCCGACCAAGCCATAGCCAAGAAAGCCCATAGCCAATAGAGAAATAGCAATGGCCGTGAGCCGTGATTCCCAAAGGCGTACACCCCGATTGAGTTCTCCGCTGAAGATTGGTGCTGGCTGGCGCAGGATGAAGTAAGGTAGCAGGGCAAACGCACCCACGGCAAAACTAAAAGCCGCAAATGGCCACGCGGGAAATCGCTGTTCTTGACCATCCACCACCAGTAATGCGGTGTAAATCAGTGGCCACACGCCCATCAAATTAAAAAGACTGACAATTAGGGGGTTAATGCCCTGCCAGTCTCCCGTCGCTAGCCGTTGAATGAGTGTCAGTGTTTGCGGTTGATCGGGGGGTGCAAAACCAAAGCTATAGACAATCAATCCCAGCCAGAGAACCGTAAAGAAAATCCGCATACAGCTCTACGCTAAAACGGTTTCGGGTACCCCCGCTTTTTGCAGTTGCTTCCTAAATTGGGGCAGCACTCGCTGGCACTGGCGGATAAATGCCTCTAGCCAACCTTGCAAGTGCTCTAGCTGCTCCTCACTGAGAAACACATCGCGGGTGGACTGATACGATTGACAAACCACACGACCGTCATTGGTCACTGTAAAGTCAGCAAACCAACTGCTGTAGGGACGAGTACCCCGCCAATAGTTAGCCACAATCATTTTGCCAAGGTATTTCTGGGCAATATCACCAATTTTGTTAAAGTGTTCTAGCACTTCCGCCAATGTGAGGAGTTTTGCTGCGGTGCCTTTTGTTTCTTCAAGCTGCGGTAGGGTAATGTCTGTCAGTTCTTCGCGAGGTTGCCCCCCTAGACCCATGAGGGCAAAGAGTTTTTGTTCCAGATTGGCGAGGTAGCTATTGTAGGTTTGGCCATTGCGGCTCAGGGTTTGGTGCATCCGCACAATGAGATCAATTTCTGCCAACTTGGTTGCTGCTAAGGATTCTAGGCGTGCCAATTGATCGGCAAAGGCTTGACTGTCACTTTCGGTACCACTCACGGTCAACCCAAGGGATTCAGCCCGCTCTGCGAGCAGACGGCGAATGTAGTAGCGAGTCATGGGTGTGAGCGACATAATCTGAACCTCAAACGCAGCCAAAGTGGAACATGAGATGGAATGTAAACTTTTGTAAATCAGCTTAACATGTCTCCTGCCTTTGTTGCAGAATGTAGTAGCTTTGTTTAACTAATTCATTCTAAAAGCAGCAGAAATCTCGTGTTAGGCAAAAGCTAGGCCATTCCTCCCGTCTCTCTACCAATTTAAGGGATGAGAGATACGCTGTGGCTAGTGATTTTACGGAAATTCACTGATACTTGCAAAAATTCAATACATCTAAAATCAGCTCGGGTTACTGAAGTTTAGGGCTATGGCAAGGGTTCTGCAATTCCAGCATTGAGAAATGAAAAAAAAGGGGGCGATCGCCCCCCCACGATAACACTTTTTGGTTTTTAGCCTTAAGCGCTCACCAGCTCCGCTAAGCGTTTCGAGGCCACGGCCAAGTGTCCTTTTTCCAGTACCTCATCGGCATCGAGAACATTGAGTGCCATGATGATCCGTGCGATCAGCCCCGTCCAGCCCGTTTGGTGACTGGCACCTAGGCCTGCGCCATTATCGCCATGGAAGTATTCATAAAACAGGATCAGATCACGCCAGTGGGGATCGCTTTGGAATTTTTCGGTGGCACCATAGAGGGGTCGCCGCCCCGATTCATCCTTGAGGAAGATACTGGCCAAGCGGCGGGCAATTTCTGCCGAGACCTCCCAGAGGTTAAGCCAGCGTCCTGAACCGGTGGGGCATTCCACTGTAAACTCGTTGCCGTAATAGCCATACATCTTGCGGAGGGCTTGCACCAAAAGGGCGTTTACGGGCATCCAAATAGGACCGCGCCAGTTGGAGTTACCACCAAACAGTCCCGTTGTGGATTCACCGGGTTCATAGCTAACGCGATAGGCCTCGCGACCGAGTTGGAAAATATAGGGGTGGTCGTAGTGGTAGCGGGAGAGGGCACGAATACCATAGTCACTGAGAAATTCACTCTCATCCAGCATCCGAGTCAGAATCCGCCGCAGTTTGACCTCGTTCACGGGTGAGAGCAACCGCCGTTTTTTCACACCCGGGCGATCGATGGGATTAATGTTGGCCAAAAGCTCAGGGTGGCGGGCATTAAAGGCCTCAATACGCTCCTTAAAGGTGGGTAGAGACTCCAGCAATTCCTCCGAGAAGACAGCAGTGGCACACAGGGGCAGCAATCCCACCATCGAGCGTACCTTCAGGCGCTGGGCACGACCATCAGGCAGCCGCAGCAGGTCATAGTAAAAGCCATCCTTTTCATCCCAGAGTTCATCTTTCTGGACGCCAATGCGATCCATCGCTCCGGCAATGTAAACGAAGTGCTCATAGAATTTACAGGCAATATCCTCATAAACGGGATTGTGCTGCGCTAGCTCCAGCGCCATAGAGAGCATATCGAGGGCAAACATCGCCACCCAAGCCGTACCATCCGCCTGCTCAAGCACACCCCCCGTGGGTAGGGGCGCACTGCGGTCAAAGACGCCAATATTGTCTAGACCAAGGAAGCCACCCTCCATAACGTTGTTGCCGAGGGAGTCCTTGCGGTTGACCCACCACGTAAAGTTGAGCATCAGTTTGTGGAACACACTCTCAAGGAAGGCCAAGTCCCCTTTGCCTTTTTTCAGCGCTTTGTCCAAGAGATAGATCTGCCACGTGCCAATCCCATGAACGGGGGGATTCACATCACCAAAGTTCCATTCGTAGGCGGGAATTTGACCGTTGGGGTGCAGATACAGTTCATTCACCATGAGCTTAAGCTGCTCTTTGGCGAAGTCTATATCCATCAGGGCTAAGGGCGAGCAGTGGAAGGCCAAGTCCCAAGCGGCAAACCAAGGATATTCCCACTTGTCGGGCATGGAAATAATGTCGGCACTTTCAAGGTGGAACCAAGATTTATTGCGGGTAATAATGCGCTCTTCAACATCGGGGGGCAAGGCCTTATCTTCAAGCCACTGCTTAACCGGATAGTAGTAGT harbors:
- a CDS encoding cyclic peptide export ABC transporter codes for the protein MKLFRILLRAAWPTILAAAIAGLLNGGSTAALIALINAALQKTPALERLLPWGFILLGTLLLLTHFSSQVLLVRAAQQAVYEMRLLLSRQILASPLRQLEAIGHPQLLATLTEDVDAVSRSFSVLPNLFNAIAIVIGCLIYMGWLSPPLFFALVALIVIGTGSYLFLAGRARKFLEQARQQQDHLFQHFRTLIEGNKELKLNRQRRLAFFYRELEPTAQKTRQQNELGYMVFAIAASWGQLLLFVTIGFFLFTLPHLLGATPTVLSGYVLTIIYLMLPMQQVIDAIPVLSRASVALKKVESLQLSLGDPRQDLNNTGELPPLGWKTLSLRQIRHQYHGTHEDEPATFTLGPLSLTVQAGELLFIVGGNGSGKSTLAKIITGLYMPDQGEIWVDDHCLQPEDYEWYRQHFATVFSDFYLFESLLGIESPERLAEVPSYLEKLRLSHKVRLEGNRFSTTSLSQGERKRLGLLMAYLDDRPAYLFDEWAADQDPLFRDIFYRQLLPELRAQGKTVFVISHDDRYFDVADRLIKLDYGQLVESFSPR
- the ntcA gene encoding global nitrogen regulator NtcA, with product MNTDQPLAPIFRHMASGLFPSTTETYERGKTIFFPGDPAEKVYFLLKGAVKLSRVYEAGEEITVALLRENTVFGVLSLITGTRSDRFYHAVAFTNVELLAVPIEQVEKAMHEDPDLPMFMIQGLSSRILQTEMMIETLAHRDMGSRLVSFLLILCRDFGIPTSAGIMVDLKLSHQAIAEAIGSTRVTVTRLLGELRDQKMISIHKKKITVHNPLMLSQQFT
- a CDS encoding DUF2834 domain-containing protein, whose translation is MRIFFTVLWLGLIVYSFGFAPPDQPQTLTLIQRLATGDWQGINPLIVSLFNLMGVWPLIYTALLVVDGQEQRFPAWPFAAFSFAVGAFALLPYFILRQPAPIFSGELNRGVRLWESRLTAIAISLLAMGFLGYGLVGGDWQDFWQQWQTSRFIHVMTLDFGLLSLLFPFLLIDDWQRRGIEKSLWRWWSLFPLLGALGYLLLRPPLILSKKSVA
- a CDS encoding MGH1-like glycoside hydrolase domain-containing protein, translated to MVSSANPELERLNQVHGQANPWKFWGPYLSERQWGTVREDYSADGNAWEYFSHDQARSRAYRWGEDGLGGICDAQQRLCFALALWNGKDPILKERLFGLTNNEGNHGEDVKEYYFYLDSTPTHSYMKYLYKYPQAAYPYLDLVTTNRHRSRFELEYELLDTGVFEGDRYFDVFIEYAKAAPNDILIQISIHNRGNEAAHLHVLPTLWYRNTWSWTPGKGLAKPELKQMDATLVRARHEELGEYEFTSDRPVPFLFTENETNFERLFGQPNASPYVKDAFHRYLINGEHSAVNPGKVGTKVAAHYQMTVPAQGVEVLQLRLAAPKSSPLSFGNAFSDRLNQARSEADLFFDHLIPSDCTADQRNVVRQALAGMMWTKQYYYYPVKQWLEDKALPPDVEERIITRNKSWFHLESADIISMPDKWEYPWFAAWDLAFHCSPLALMDIDFAKEQLKLMVNELYLHPNGQIPAYEWNFGDVNPPVHGIGTWQIYLLDKALKKGKGDLAFLESVFHKLMLNFTWWVNRKDSLGNNVMEGGFLGLDNIGVFDRSAPLPTGGVLEQADGTAWVAMFALDMLSMALELAQHNPVYEDIACKFYEHFVYIAGAMDRIGVQKDELWDEKDGFYYDLLRLPDGRAQRLKVRSMVGLLPLCATAVFSEELLESLPTFKERIEAFNARHPELLANINPIDRPGVKKRRLLSPVNEVKLRRILTRMLDESEFLSDYGIRALSRYHYDHPYIFQLGREAYRVSYEPGESTTGLFGGNSNWRGPIWMPVNALLVQALRKMYGYYGNEFTVECPTGSGRWLNLWEVSAEIARRLASIFLKDESGRRPLYGATEKFQSDPHWRDLILFYEYFHGDNGAGLGASHQTGWTGLIARIIMALNVLDADEVLEKGHLAVASKRLAELVSA